The genomic segment GCTCCAAAAGAAGAGCTAATGACAATTGCTAAAGACTTTGGTGCCCCAATTAATTTAATTGAATATGTATGGGAAAATGGTAAACTTCCAGTAGTAAATTTCGCTGCAGGTGGAATAGCAACGCCAGCTGATGCAGCACTCATGATGCAACTTGGGGCAGAAGGAGTTTTTGTTGGTTCAGCAATATTTAAAGCGGAAAATCCACAGGCTGTAGCAAAAGCTATAGTTTTAGCAACTACATACTATAATGATCCAAAAGTTATAGCAGAAGTTTCTGAAAACCTTGGAGAAGCAATGAGTGGCCTAGAAATAAGCGAGATTAAAGAGAAGTTTTCAGAAAGAGGATGGTAAAATTGAGAATTGGAGTTTTATCACTTCAGGGTGGTGTAATAGAACATATAAATCATATTAATAAGCTTGGTCATGAAGCTGCAGAGATTAAGAAAATTGAGGATATCAAAGATATACAAGGGATCATTTTACCAGGTGGGGAAAGTACAACGATAGGGAAAATTTTAAAGGAAAGAAATATGATTATGCCTTTAAGAGAAAAAATACTCTCAGGATTACCTGTGTGGGGAACTTGTGCTGGTATGATACTACTTGCTAAATACATTGAGGGAACAGACAATGAATATCTTAAAATTATGGATATAAAAGTAAAAAGAAATGCCTACGGAAGCCAAATCGATAGCTTTAAAAGGAGTGTTGTAATCGATAAGATTTCAAGTGAGCCATTGCCACTAGTTTTTATTCGAGGTCCATTAATTACAGAAGTTTCGAGGGATGTTAAAATAATATGTACTCTTGATGGGAAAATTGTAGCAGCAAAACAAAATAATATGTTTGCTACGTCTTTCCATCCGGAACTTACTGATAGCTTAGAAGTTCATAAATATTTCATAAAAATGTGCAGCTCTAATAATACAAAGCTTTATTAATAAATTAATATTATTCCCATACATTTTAAGTTTCGAACTTATTTGAAAATTAAAATGTATGGGATGTTTATTTATACTTAAAATAATCTGCAATAGTAGGCAGCTCTTAGGGTAAACATTTATCAACTTGGTGACTTTACTAATAGTCTTGTAAAAGCCAAGGTAGGTGATAAGGCATACATTGATGGTAGTTTTGGTAGCTGTCTTTTGTGTCACTTGAGATCCTCACAACATTGTTCTTAGATTAATTTTGAAAGATTTTCAATTTAGCAAGTGATTTTAAGAAAAATCAGCACTTCTGTTT from the Clostridium sp. CM027 genome contains:
- the pdxT gene encoding pyridoxal 5'-phosphate synthase glutaminase subunit PdxT, translating into MRIGVLSLQGGVIEHINHINKLGHEAAEIKKIEDIKDIQGIILPGGESTTIGKILKERNMIMPLREKILSGLPVWGTCAGMILLAKYIEGTDNEYLKIMDIKVKRNAYGSQIDSFKRSVVIDKISSEPLPLVFIRGPLITEVSRDVKIICTLDGKIVAAKQNNMFATSFHPELTDSLEVHKYFIKMCSSNNTKLY